A genomic segment from Janibacter sp. DB-40 encodes:
- a CDS encoding xanthine dehydrogenase family protein subunit M produces MIPSQFDYVAPQTVEEALAALAEHGDEAKVLAGGQSLLPILRLRMNTPETVIDLGRIPGLRDIADDGDSIVVGAMATHDEVRKNPLVSEHAKLLSVTLAEVADPQIRHRGTLGGALVHADPAGDIGTVALALDAQMVVVGPNGSRTVAAQDFFVGLFTSAVGEDELLTQIRIPKHTGWGAHYEKFVRLEHQWSIVGVAATVRVEGGTIADARVALTNMGATPLRARSVEQALIGQAPTADAVREAATRAADGTEPPSDLNGAADYRRHLAGVLTRRAVLAAAGV; encoded by the coding sequence ATGATCCCGTCCCAGTTCGACTACGTGGCACCGCAGACGGTCGAGGAGGCGCTCGCGGCGCTCGCCGAGCACGGTGACGAGGCCAAGGTCCTGGCCGGTGGCCAGAGCCTGCTGCCGATCCTGCGGCTGCGGATGAACACCCCCGAGACGGTCATCGACCTGGGGCGCATCCCCGGGTTGCGCGACATCGCCGACGACGGCGACAGCATCGTCGTCGGCGCGATGGCCACCCACGACGAGGTGCGCAAGAACCCGCTCGTCAGCGAGCACGCCAAGTTGCTGTCGGTGACGCTCGCCGAGGTGGCCGATCCGCAGATCCGGCACCGCGGCACGCTCGGCGGGGCCCTGGTGCACGCCGACCCCGCGGGGGACATCGGCACGGTGGCTCTGGCCCTCGACGCCCAGATGGTCGTCGTCGGTCCGAACGGTTCGCGCACCGTCGCGGCGCAGGACTTCTTCGTCGGTCTCTTCACCAGTGCCGTGGGCGAGGACGAGCTGCTCACGCAGATCCGCATCCCCAAGCACACCGGGTGGGGAGCCCACTACGAGAAGTTCGTCCGTCTCGAGCACCAGTGGTCGATCGTCGGGGTCGCCGCGACGGTCAGGGTCGAGGGCGGCACCATCGCCGATGCCCGGGTGGCGCTGACCAACATGGGGGCCACCCCCCTTCGCGCGCGGTCGGTGGAGCAGGCCCTCATCGGGCAGGCCCCCACCGCTGACGCCGTCCGCGAGGCGGCGACGAGGGCCGCCGACGGCACCGAGCCCCCCTCCGACCTCAACGGAGCAGCCGACTACCGACGGCACCTGGCCGGCGTCCTGACGCGCCGCGCCGTGCTCGCCGCAGCAGGAGTGTGA
- a CDS encoding xanthine dehydrogenase family protein molybdopterin-binding subunit, with translation MTAVDDQPTSTTSEIGASRTRKEDRHLVTGRTTWVDNMILPGMVHLAILRSPMAHAKITSIDVGDARTAPGVLGAWSGKDFADVQGDLPCAWPVTPDMVNPGAPSLAVDQVNFAGDAVAVVAARTPGEAVDALEEIDVDYEPLPPVLDLEAALADGADLVHESAGTNKSYTWELDSAAAGSGGSVEDAARDAEVTVKRRFVQQRLSPGFMEPRSVVVQPADDAITVWSSTQIPHILRTMLGLTLGIPEHKVRVVAPDVGGGFGGKITITPEEVITTLVARALGRPAKYTESRSESMAAAHHGRGQIQDLTITATRDGKVTGLDVHLIADMGAYLRLLTPGVPVLGAFMFPGIYKFPAYRFRCDGVFTTKVPTDAYRGAGRPEATFGVERIMDELAAELEMDPLELRRKNWITHEEFPFTTVAGLTYDSGNYEAATEKALELAGWEELKAEQARRRESNDPVQLGLGISTFTEMCGLAPSRVLGSLDYGAGGWESASVRVLPTGKVEVVTGISPHGQGHVTGFSQIVADRLGVPFDDIEIIHGDTESSPKGLDTYGSRSLTVGGVAVVQAVDKVIEKARRIAAHMMEANEDDLEYADGKFTVAGAPGSSVPFGDIAFAVFTGHDLPDGMEPTLNSEATYDPGNFSFPHGTHLCAVEVDTETGHVALRTYACVDDIGTAINPMLIDGQVHGGLAQGIAQALFEEAIYDDDGNLVTGTFVDYTLPSAADLPSFRTGRTVTPSTDNPLGVKGVGEAGTIASTPAVVNAVVDALRPWGITDITMPCTPERVWRAIQDHAGSEGAVR, from the coding sequence ATGACCGCCGTCGACGACCAGCCCACGAGCACCACCTCGGAGATCGGCGCCTCGCGCACGCGCAAGGAGGACCGCCACCTCGTCACGGGGCGGACCACTTGGGTGGACAACATGATCCTGCCGGGCATGGTCCACCTGGCCATCCTGCGCAGCCCGATGGCCCACGCGAAGATCACCTCGATCGACGTCGGTGACGCCCGCACGGCCCCCGGGGTCCTCGGCGCGTGGTCGGGCAAGGACTTCGCCGACGTCCAGGGCGACCTGCCCTGCGCCTGGCCGGTCACGCCCGACATGGTCAACCCCGGCGCGCCGTCTCTGGCCGTCGACCAGGTCAACTTCGCCGGTGACGCCGTCGCCGTCGTCGCCGCCCGGACGCCCGGCGAGGCGGTCGACGCGCTCGAGGAGATCGACGTCGACTACGAGCCGCTGCCCCCGGTCCTCGACCTCGAGGCCGCACTCGCCGACGGGGCAGACCTCGTCCACGAGTCCGCGGGCACCAACAAGTCCTACACGTGGGAGCTCGACTCCGCGGCCGCCGGCTCCGGCGGCTCCGTCGAGGACGCGGCCCGGGACGCCGAGGTGACGGTCAAGCGACGCTTCGTCCAGCAGCGCCTCAGCCCCGGCTTCATGGAACCGCGCTCGGTCGTGGTCCAGCCGGCCGACGACGCGATCACCGTCTGGTCGAGCACGCAGATCCCGCACATCCTGCGCACGATGCTCGGTCTGACCCTGGGCATCCCGGAGCACAAGGTCCGGGTCGTCGCGCCCGACGTCGGGGGTGGCTTCGGCGGCAAGATCACGATCACCCCGGAGGAGGTCATCACCACGCTGGTGGCCCGCGCGCTCGGTCGACCGGCGAAGTACACCGAGTCCCGGTCGGAGTCGATGGCGGCTGCCCACCACGGTCGCGGCCAGATCCAGGACCTCACCATCACCGCCACCCGCGACGGGAAGGTGACCGGGCTGGACGTCCACCTCATCGCCGACATGGGCGCCTACCTCCGGCTGCTCACCCCGGGCGTGCCGGTGCTCGGGGCCTTCATGTTCCCCGGCATCTACAAGTTCCCCGCCTACCGCTTCCGGTGCGACGGGGTCTTCACGACGAAGGTCCCCACCGACGCCTACCGCGGCGCGGGACGGCCGGAGGCCACCTTCGGCGTCGAGCGGATCATGGACGAGCTCGCGGCCGAGCTGGAGATGGACCCGCTCGAGTTGCGGCGCAAGAACTGGATCACCCACGAGGAGTTCCCCTTCACCACCGTCGCCGGCCTCACCTATGACTCCGGCAACTACGAGGCGGCGACCGAGAAGGCGCTCGAGCTCGCCGGCTGGGAGGAGCTGAAGGCCGAGCAGGCCCGGCGCCGCGAGAGCAACGACCCGGTCCAACTCGGCCTGGGCATCTCGACCTTCACCGAGATGTGCGGTCTGGCGCCCTCCCGCGTCCTCGGCTCCCTCGACTACGGCGCCGGCGGCTGGGAGAGCGCATCCGTACGAGTGCTGCCGACCGGCAAGGTCGAGGTCGTCACCGGGATCAGCCCGCACGGGCAGGGACACGTCACCGGGTTCAGCCAGATCGTCGCCGACCGCCTGGGGGTGCCCTTCGATGACATCGAGATCATCCACGGCGACACCGAGAGCTCGCCGAAGGGACTGGACACCTACGGGTCCCGTTCGTTGACGGTCGGTGGTGTCGCCGTCGTCCAGGCGGTCGACAAGGTGATCGAGAAGGCCCGCCGGATCGCCGCGCACATGATGGAGGCCAACGAGGACGACCTGGAGTACGCGGACGGGAAGTTCACCGTCGCGGGTGCCCCGGGCTCGTCGGTCCCCTTCGGTGACATCGCCTTCGCGGTCTTCACCGGGCACGATCTGCCCGATGGCATGGAGCCCACCCTCAACTCGGAGGCCACCTACGACCCGGGGAACTTCTCCTTCCCCCACGGCACGCACCTGTGCGCGGTCGAGGTGGACACCGAGACGGGGCACGTCGCACTGCGCACCTACGCCTGTGTCGATGACATCGGGACCGCGATCAACCCGATGCTCATCGACGGCCAGGTGCACGGCGGACTCGCACAGGGGATCGCCCAGGCGCTCTTCGAGGAGGCGATCTACGACGACGACGGCAACCTCGTCACCGGCACCTTCGTCGACTACACGTTGCCCTCGGCGGCGGACCTGCCCTCCTTCCGGACCGGCCGGACGGTGACCCCGTCCACCGACAACCCCTTGGGGGTCAAGGGGGTCGGCGAGGCCGGGACCATCGCCTCGACACCGGCGGTGGTCAACGCCGTCGTCGACGCGTTGCGGCCGTGGGGCATCACCGACATCACGATGCCGTGCACGCCCGAGCGGGTGTGGCGCGCGATCCAGGACCACGCCGGTTCGGAAGGAGCAGTCCGATGA